The Cetobacterium somerae sequence CAACATTGTAAACTGGTACTATAAATGTAAGTTCCATAACTTTCTCCTATATATCTCTATTATTATTTTTTCATCAAATTCATTTAACATCTTTTTACGTCCATTTCTTCCCATTTCATCTCTTTCTTCATTTGACAAATTAATAAATCTCTCAATTTTTTCTGATAAATCTATCGAATCTTTTACATTAACTAAATAACCATTTTTTTTATCCTCAATAATCTCTTTGCATCCAGTTACATTTGTTGCAATTATTGGTTTTTCCATGCTTGCAGCTTCCATTAAAACTTTAGAAATACCCTCTCTATAAGATGGTAAAACTACACAATCAGATGAGTTTATAACGTTTTCTACATCCTTACGATGCCCTAAGTACTCTAATATCCCTGCTTTTTCATACTCACTCATTTTAGCCTCATTTACACCGTTTGCTGCATCTCCACCTAAAGCTCCTAAAAATAAAAATTTAACTTCATATTTCTTTTCTTTAATTATTCTAGCAGCTTCAACATATTCTCTAACACCTTTATCGTAAAAAGCTCTAGCTACCATTAAAAAAATCAACTCTTTATTTGGCTTT is a genomic window containing:
- a CDS encoding glycosyltransferase family 4 protein, whose product is MKKLKIFFTANVLWDIYIFRYGVIKALIDDGHEVIAVAPKDSRIDFPKELGVRHIPIELSLRGVNPVKDFQLFLQLKNIYIEEKPDIIFHYTIKPNIYGTLAAKCAKIPSIAVLTGLGYSFVEGGIVSKIAKTLYKISLNYSKEVWVLNQDDKKRLTDENIVNEKKIFILPGEGVNTEKFKPILRKPNKELIFLMVARAFYDKGVREYVEAARIIKEKKYEVKFLFLGALGGDAANGVNEAKMSEYEKAGILEYLGHRKDVENVINSSDCVVLPSYREGISKVLMEAASMEKPIIATNVTGCKEIIEDKKNGYLVNVKDSIDLSEKIERFINLSNEERDEMGRNGRKKMLNEFDEKIIIEIYRRKLWNLHL